A section of the Oncorhynchus nerka isolate Pitt River linkage group LG3, Oner_Uvic_2.0, whole genome shotgun sequence genome encodes:
- the LOC115107968 gene encoding probable inactive tRNA-specific adenosine deaminase-like protein 3, which translates to MEPQPKRRKEYECDIDSWVAYPVLSNEQSQDIELIEAFAAPIINKKETSRLIKELAKVYPLPGLQHIKRVRSCKDKGSPHPLEVIVCLASDAPVVDHSKELHISDLSSSGRLNCEGLGYPFLVKIPACPPLTRPQFEQASKHWPTSFHEDKQVTVALRGQLFTSSQKSKMQEYMMAAVAAARAGQESGMEAVGAAVVDPEAERILAVGHDCQQGGHPLHHAIMVCIDLVARGQGGGAYTYDKYPACQSVLPYSSPSQKQGATTMTTCGVVQDGDSAEERVEPYICTGYDLYVTREPCVMCAMALVHSRIGRVFYGTASTDGAFGTKYKIHAQKDLNHRFEVFKGVLDQQCEDLNRPIHYIKMNS; encoded by the coding sequence ATGGAACCACAACCCAAACGCAGAAAAGAATATGAGTGTGACATAGACTCCTGGGTTGCTTACCCTGTGCTGTCCAACGAGCAGTCACAAGACATTGAGCTAATCGAGGCCTTTGCGGCTCCCATCATCAACAAGAAAGAAACCTCTCGTTTGATCAAGGAGTTGGCCAAAGTATACCCATTACCTGGACTTCAGCACATCAAGAGAGTACGTTCATGCAAGGATAAGGGCAGCCCTCACCCTTTGGAGGTCATTGTATGCCTTGCCAGTGATGCACCAGTCGTTGACCACAGTAAGGAGCTGCACATATCTGATCTGTCGTCATCCGGTAGATTAAACTGTGAAGGTCTAGGATACCCTTTCCTGGTCAAGATACCAGCATGCCCTCCTTTGACCAGACCGCAGTTTGAGCAGGCCAGCAAACACTGGCCCACCTCCTTTCACGAGGACAAACAGGTGACTGTGGCCCTGAGGGGCCAGCTGTTCACCTCCTCTCAGAAATCAAAGATGCAGGAGTACATGATGGCTGCTGTGGCTGCAGCCAGAGCGGGGCAGGAGAGTGGCATGGAGGCTGTGGGGGCTGCGGTCGTTGACCCAGAGGCAGAGAGGATCCTCGCTGTGGGACATGACTGCCAGCAAGGCGGTCACCCACTTCATCACGCCATCATGGTCTGCATTGACCTTGTGGCACGTGGGCAGGGGGGTGGGGCCTACACCTATGACAAGTACCCCGCCTGCCAGTCTGTTTTGCCCTATTCCTCACCCTCTCAAAAACAGGGCGCCACCACCATGACAACCTGTGGGGTCGTGCAGGACGGGGACAgtgcagaggagagagttgagcCATACATCTGCACCGGGTACGACCTGTATGTTACTCGAGAGCCTTGTGTTATGTGTGCCATGGCGCTAGTCCATTCTAGGATAGGCAGAGTCTTCTATGGGACAGCCTCTACCGATGGGGCATTTGGGACTAAATATAAAATCCACGCTCAAAAAGATCTGAATCACCGCTTTGAAGTTTTCAAAGGAGTCTTGGACCAACAGTGTGAAGACCTTAACAGGCCTATACACTATATCAAAATGAATTCTTAA
- the LOC115107976 gene encoding ORM1-like protein 1 isoform X3 — protein MNSRGIWLTYALGVGMLHIVLLSIPFFGVPVVWTLTNVIHNFGMYVFMHAVKGTPFETPDQGKARLLTHWEQLDYGVQFTSSRKFFTISPIILYFLASFYTKYDTTHFVINTASLLSVLIPKLPQLHGVRIFGINKY, from the exons ATGAACAGTCGAGGGATCTGGCTGACCTATGCCCTCGGTGTTGGAATGCTTCACATTGTGCTCTTGAGCATACCCTTCTTCGGTGTACCTGTGGTGTGGACTCTCACAAATGTTATACACAATTTT GGGATGTATGTCTTCATGCATGCAGTGAAAGGCACTCCGTTTGAGACCCCAGACCAAGGCAAAGCCCGGCTCCTGACACATTGGGAACAGTTGGACTACGGCGTGCAGTTCACATCATCCAGAAAATTCTTCACTATCTCCCCAATCATTTT ATATTTTCTTGCCAGCTTCTACACAAAGTACGACACAACACACTTTGTCATAAACACTGCTTCCCTTTTGAGCGTGCTGATCCCCAAATTGCCACAACTACATGGAGTCCGAATCTTTGGCATCAACAAGTATTAA
- the LOC115107976 gene encoding ORM1-like protein 1 isoform X1: MSSLWICAKQNKMNVGVAHSEVNPNTRVMNSRGIWLTYALGVGMLHIVLLSIPFFGVPVVWTLTNVIHNFGMYVFMHAVKGTPFETPDQGKARLLTHWEQLDYGVQFTSSRKFFTISPIILYFLASFYTKYDTTHFVINTASLLSVLIPKLPQLHGVRIFGINKY; the protein is encoded by the exons AAACAAAATGAATGTTGGTGTAGCCCACAGTGAGGTGAACCCCAACACTCGGGTCATGAACAGTCGAGGGATCTGGCTGACCTATGCCCTCGGTGTTGGAATGCTTCACATTGTGCTCTTGAGCATACCCTTCTTCGGTGTACCTGTGGTGTGGACTCTCACAAATGTTATACACAATTTT GGGATGTATGTCTTCATGCATGCAGTGAAAGGCACTCCGTTTGAGACCCCAGACCAAGGCAAAGCCCGGCTCCTGACACATTGGGAACAGTTGGACTACGGCGTGCAGTTCACATCATCCAGAAAATTCTTCACTATCTCCCCAATCATTTT ATATTTTCTTGCCAGCTTCTACACAAAGTACGACACAACACACTTTGTCATAAACACTGCTTCCCTTTTGAGCGTGCTGATCCCCAAATTGCCACAACTACATGGAGTCCGAATCTTTGGCATCAACAAGTATTAA
- the LOC115107976 gene encoding ORM1-like protein 1 isoform X2, which translates to MNVGVAHSEVNPNTRVMNSRGIWLTYALGVGMLHIVLLSIPFFGVPVVWTLTNVIHNFGMYVFMHAVKGTPFETPDQGKARLLTHWEQLDYGVQFTSSRKFFTISPIILYFLASFYTKYDTTHFVINTASLLSVLIPKLPQLHGVRIFGINKY; encoded by the exons ATGAATGTTGGTGTAGCCCACAGTGAGGTGAACCCCAACACTCGGGTCATGAACAGTCGAGGGATCTGGCTGACCTATGCCCTCGGTGTTGGAATGCTTCACATTGTGCTCTTGAGCATACCCTTCTTCGGTGTACCTGTGGTGTGGACTCTCACAAATGTTATACACAATTTT GGGATGTATGTCTTCATGCATGCAGTGAAAGGCACTCCGTTTGAGACCCCAGACCAAGGCAAAGCCCGGCTCCTGACACATTGGGAACAGTTGGACTACGGCGTGCAGTTCACATCATCCAGAAAATTCTTCACTATCTCCCCAATCATTTT ATATTTTCTTGCCAGCTTCTACACAAAGTACGACACAACACACTTTGTCATAAACACTGCTTCCCTTTTGAGCGTGCTGATCCCCAAATTGCCACAACTACATGGAGTCCGAATCTTTGGCATCAACAAGTATTAA